The nucleotide window AAGCAGTGCATGTGCTCCGGCGTGTACTTGAGCATGCGGTTCCTCGTTCTCGAGTCCGAGATGCTGTATATGGGGAGCGTCTGGAACCGCCGCCAGCCGAGCGAAAAGATCAACGGGTCGTTGGTCTTAAGGATTTTCTTGTGCCAGCGATGCTTCTTGATACGCACCTGCACAAAGCCGAAGCGGTCTTCGGTGGGCGACAGAccgccgaggatgatgggATTGCGCGGGTTGAACTTGGTGACGAATTCGGCCGGGACGCCCTCGAGCACAATCTTGGCGTACTTGCCGGCCCGGTAGCCCTCGACCGCGGCCCTTTGCCTCTCGTCGAGTGTCTCAAACTCGGCCTTGTTGATGTCGAGCTGCTTCTGGATGACGGCCTTTTGTGCCTCGTACCAGTCGTCTTCACCGAACTCctggtcgccgccctctcgCCGAGCGTTGGCCTTGTCATTCATGAAGCCCTCcctgtcctcctcctcgaagcGCAGCTTGAGCTCTTCTTTCCGCTTCGCGTTCTTTTCACGCTCCTGCTCAAAAATCTCTTCTTCGGTGGGTTCATGCTCGACGGAATCTTCGCCTCCATGTTGCTCACCGGTCTCGAGATCCTCGAAGACACCGTCGCCTTggtcatcttcgtcctcgtcgtcaataCCGTCAAactcgtcttcgtcctcgccatcttcgccatcatcgtcacgCTGTCCCGCGGTAGTGAAGCGCTTTCTCAGAGCTTCGACATTTGCTGCTTGTGACCACTTCGCTGCCAGATCTTCGTAGTCGTACTGGGGTATCGATCTGTCCTCCACCTTGTCCTCCTTGTCCTGCTTGGACTTCTGGAAAAAgtcgtcctcttcatccGCTTCGatgtcttcctcgtcctggtCCTCGCCCCGCCATTTCTGCAGCGCCTCTTCCGCCGTCAGAGAGTCGTCGTATATGAACCTGGCCAGGTCTGGTGTATGGTAGGAGCGCCGCTTGCCGTGGAGCTTTTTGGCGCGTTCTGCCATGTTTTCCTTCCACTTCATAGCTGCagcctcctcgtccgagtcgaaGTCTTCGTTGTCCGTGTCCACATCGTtttcgtcatcgtcttccaCCCCTGATAACGAGCCGAGGTCGGAGTCACTATCGGCGAAAGCAAtgtcctcttcgtcggcgtcctTTTCGGCGGCCTTCCGGAACATTTTACCCAGCTTGCCCTCGTTGAACTCCTCCTCAACGTCGGATTCACCCTCATCTTCGCCGCTGATAAAGCCCTCatcatcgacctcgacctcggagTCATCGTCGCGGTCAGCAAAACGTGCTTGTCTGTGGGTCTTTCTGCCGGTgtcatcgtcttcggcgaTTTGTTTAACTTGTTCGCCTCCTTTGAAGAGCTGAACACCCTCTTCAGTCTGACCCAAGAGCTTTCGCTCGCCCTGGAGTCCGACGATGAGTTCCTCACCCTCGCCCAtttctccctcctcgccgtccttgtcgaaAGTGAAACCCTTTTCTCTCGTGATCCAgatggcgtcgccgtcaatCTTGAGACCGCTGCGGTCAGACATAGGTGCGTGTagcttcttttccttttcatccaggcgccgccgcgtcgtctTTCCGGTAACCTTGGCGATGGCTTGCTCCATGGCCGGGGTCGGGCAAGGGTCCGGGAGGACTTCTAGATTTGCTACGGTAAAGTCACCGAGTCCTGGGACATGGATTCTCTGACCCTGCGAAGCGAAGTTGGTGCCGCGCAAGTATCCCGACAAGACGACGGAACGGTCGCACttggaatcctcctcaatCTTTGTTGGGTGGGTGATGTCTCTGTAGCTGTCGATGATGGCATAGGGATGCGAATTACGCCAGATCAGGGGTCGGGGGTTCTTCATGACGGACAGGAAGCGAGAAAGGTTGTGGACCTCACGGTCAGGGTAGCGGCCATTCATGACTCcagaaaggaagaaaagatgCGCGCCCTGGTATAACTCGCTCCATAGCCTTCTCTTGAGCCGTTTCTTCGCATCCTTCAAGGCCTGGGGTTTCCGGAACAGATCGAGATGCGTGAGGATACCAAAAACGTTGCCAGGCATACCGGTGGCGGCAAGTACGTTGAGAAACTCCATTGTCTCCATCTCGAAGCCGTAATTTCCATCAATCATTAGCAGAACAATGTCTGCGATCTTGGCCATGTCGACCATCGCCTCGAGCTCATTGGGACACTCGACAAAGGTCAATCGCTGTTTCTTGGAGGTGACAACGGTGATGGGGCCTTGAGGGTCGGATAGAGTCTCTTTCGCGTATCGTCTGATCAACGACTTAAGCAGGGTCGTTTTGCCGACACCGGGAGGTCCGACGATGGTGACCAGCCTCGGAGGCGGCTCGTCGGGGAGTCGGTCGACTTGGGGAACATGGAAGCGTCTCTCTTTGATCTGGCCGAACGCATATGTCAGTCATAAAAACCGAGAAGATTAGAAACAGAATTCGTACGTCTGAAGATCTCGCAGCGGACCTTGCAAGCTTTCCGGGGTTGGAGAAGGCAAAGGCCTTGGGGTTTTTCTCTGGGCGACCGTTAGCATCGCGGGTTGACAGACAGACTAAGGACAGAAGCAATGTACCTCCAGTGTGCTGCTTATTCTTTTTATCCTTCGCCTTCCGATGAGGCTTGTGCACCTGGTCCTCCATGGCGGTGTTACGGTGCCCGAATGCGTTTGGAAGTCCTAAAACACGACAATAGACGGGCTTGCGTGGTGTTGTTTTtttctgtctctgtctctgtctctctggTTCGCGACTCGGCGGGCGGCGATCGAATTGCAATCCGAAAATTTGTTGCGGGTCATTTCTTATCTAATCTAATCGTCGATAAGAGGTTCGTCTCCACCACACCCTGTACACCAAAGGTGTCACAGAGGTACCCCTCCCTCCATGGTGCCCCTCGGTGCCCCTCACACGACAGATTATCGTCGGACGACAACGAAATGAGCTGATGGATGGAAGGAGCACACTGTTCAACATTGGTTTTCTTGATTCGTCCTTAAAGGTTTTAAAAAGCAGTGTTACCTTGAGACCTGCGGTCTATTTGTCGACCAAGAGACTTACTTTACTGACTTGATCGAATGAATGAAGCATAAACATCATGGAGGACCCTTGAAAACGGTCGTCCTTCATGAAGACAACATGAAGAAACCAATCCTTATGGCGCAAAATATGCCGAAAAGCAGTCAAAGTCAGCAGTGACGGCATGACTGATGACGAGCCCAGTCCAACAGCATGGTGGAAAGCGGGCGAGGCTCATCGATTGGCTTCTGCGGCGAGTCACAAGACATGTACAGGCTCCGCAATCATTGTGTGCGAGACGGGGGGCATGCGTGAAGAAACAAGATGCACGAAACTCCAGATCTGGTTGGCAAGGCTCTTGCCTCAGCTGGGGGCGTTGGGGAGGGCGCGATGGATGCTAGAGATGCGCTCATGCGCCAAAAGACAGAATCTGACAAAGCTGCCGAGTGGGCGGAAGGACACGATAGGGAGAGGTGGAAGCGCAGCCATCTTACGCGCAATCATTGGGATGACGTACTTCGGCTTGTGGGACAGCTTTCATACTACTGCTGcaaaggtaggtaggtaggcatgAGATTACAGACGAATACCATACGTACCGTACCACACATTGCATGGACCTTCTCGTACCCAGCTGGCCCTTTTCGCGTCACTCGTAGTTCCCGGCAAGTCGCGAAGTGTTCCCACCCCCATCCcgcctgcctgtctgccaCTGGTCTTGTCTGCCTTGCGTGAGTGTTTGCCTCTACATACCGGGCACATGAGACCAGCCGGGTCAAGTATAAAGAGAGTCTGCCGGCCATCTTCTCCGCTACTTCTGCCCACCCTCCTACTACTACAACGACCTCACTCTTCCGCAACCACAACCAACTACAACTTCCAACACTCTGCCCAAACCAGCAACCACACAGCCACAATGCCTACCTATATTGCAAGTGCTGTCCCGTTCATCTGGAAGCTTTTTCCAAGTGGAAGTGGCCACTCAGCTAACGCCAATTCTCTAGGTCACCTGCAAGGAGGATGCCTCCGCTGAGCAAGTCCAGGCGTAAGTCGGCTTCTCCAGCCGTCAAACTTGACAGACAGCGACGACACAAATCATCAAGACTGATACGATCGCAGCGCTAAGAAGCATGCCACCGACCAGGGCGGAAAGATTGGCCATGAGTACAGCCTGATCAAGGGCTTCTCGTAAGTACACGCTCTCCCCGGACTGTGCCATCATACCAGCTGACACACTCTCAGTGTCGAGTTCCCCGAGGACCAGATCTCGACTCTCGAGAACCACGAGCACGTCAAGCACGTCGAGAAGGACCAGGAGGTAAAGACGCAATAGAAGATCACAGCATGTGCTTGCGAGCAAAGTGGCTGGGGACCTGTACTTGATCCGCTGCGTGCCTAGGTTCCTTAGACTTATAAGATTCCTAATGATATGATGCTTCGATCCTACGCCAGTGCACTGTGTGCATGCAACAACCATCTTGACATGCACGGGAGAAGAATGGCCTCAACCTGCTGCCAACGTCCTTACCATTAGCGATGCAAGCCGCCTTCCGCTTGGGGTCGGCCCCCGCCGCCTATGTCTCACGACGACTCGGCGCGGGGCTACAGGGGTTGTAGAGCACCTCAGCCACCGTGGGCCGCGGATAACCCCTCCTTCGTTCTCCCCAAGAGCACGGAGCACCACCCGCGCTAAAGATCCGAGTCAAGCGAACCCCAAAGCGTATGATCTCATCCTCACTTCGTTTACACCTGAGAAACATCCCAACAGATCCCCCCTTGCTGTGACAACCTCCATTCACAGCACCTACAATGCCGCCATGATACTAATCGCAAGACCATTGAGGCCTCTGTGGACCAAGCGAATACTCATTCAAGCCAACACTCCCTCACCTTCACGCCTGCTTTCATCCACTAGACATgcccgccgtcaaggccatggCGGCTCGTCCCAACACCTATCGCGTGTCGACGACCACGAGATCGTTCAGCTAGCCAGCAAGACACAACACCCCCTAAGCCTTGCTGACCTGGTCAAGTAAGAGGTTCGGGGCCCTCAAACATAACCATGTCTCTAACATTGCCAGGCACGGCCGCCCTCCTCTAAGCGAAAagtctctcctctcctcggCCAACTTTACCCTTTCTTTGCTCCCCATCCGCCTCGCCCACCGCATCCAGGCCCTCCGTAACCTCCCTTACATTGTTGTCTCCAATCCAAACATCAGCCGCATCTATAACAACTATGTCCACTCCCTGTCGACCCTTCTCCCCTGGTGGACCAAGGGCGGCGACAGCGCCGTCCGCACCCTCGACGATGAGATCCGTTTCACCGAGGTTCTCGCCGAGCTGGTCGCTACCCACACCGACACCATACCTATCCTTGCCCGCGGTTTCCTCGAATGCCGCCGCTATATCTCCCCACAAGAGGTCACCCGCTTTCTCGACGAGCACCTGCGCGCTCGTATCGGCACACGCCTTGTCGCCGAGCAGCATATCGCTCTTCATTATAGCTCCCAGCCACACTTCGACCCGGGTGCAAGCCCGACGCCCTGCCCCGAGCACCCTAGCTAcatcggcgtcatcgacACGGCCCTGCGTCCCGCTCACATAATCGAGTCCTGTGCCGGCTTTGTCGCGGATATCTGCGAGTTGCGGTACGGCGTGCGACCGCAGCTGTACATTGATGGCGAGCCCGATACGACTTTTGCCTTCATACCGATGCACCTTGAGTATATCGTCACCGAACTTCTGAAGAACGCCTTCAGGGCGACCGTGGAACACAGAGACAACAAGGAACCCATCGTGGTCACGATCGCACCGGAGCCACCGAGGTCGAACCATACCCTGAAGATCGAGGTGCCCAAGGAAACTAGGGGTGAGTTTAGGAGCGACGCCATTAAacccctcgacgacaacgtACCGGGAGTGACAATCCGGATCCGAGACCGCGGAGGCGGCATCGCTCCCGAGGTGTTGCCCAACATCTGGTCCTATTCCTTCACCACGTTTTCCGAGGACGACTTTCCGGGGTCTGATAATGGCCTAAACATGATATCCAGTGCGAGTGCAGGGGGGAGCTCGATTGCGGGGCTTGGGTATGGTCTGCCACTCAGCCGCGCGTATGCTGAGTATTTTGGCGGTGGCATTGCCGTTCAGAGTTTGCATGGCTGGGGCACTGATGTCTACCTTCGACTTAACGGTGTTGGCAAAATACAAGAGCGTAGGACCACGTGATACGTGCTAGGCAGGTAATCCGTTTTAAAATCAAACAGAAACACGCACTTTGATCGTAAAATCCACAAGAGTTTTCATTCGTTATTCAGTGTCTCATGTGTATTAAGTGAACTACTACGAGATATATTATGAAGTGGAAACAGGTCCCACGGTCGATGTGCTGCCAGAAATGCATATGCCCCTCCCAATCAGCAAATGATGTAAATCAAACAGACGGCGAGAAAATATCAAATCCGACTAAAGATGCCCTAGTAAATTCGTCTCTTGGACCGATCGCAACGCCCCAGTGATTGTTCTTTTCGACTAGCCTCCTTTGCAAATCCTAATTGTACGATAGAAAGATGGCCTCTTATGTACGATTACCAAATGCATAGTTTCTTCTTCACATGTTCGCCAGCTCGTTGTCGATTTGACGGTCCATAAAAGTCCTCctctcgccgacgagccctGTCTGCAGTCTCTGCTCAACCAGAGCGCGCACCTGCTTCTTCGTCACcgtgtcgaggtcgacctcgcGCAGAACTCCCTGGATAGCCTCGATGATCATACCATCGTCGGGACCCTGCATATTCCCGCGTTGAAAGTCAAACGAGGACGTCGATTGGGCGGCACCGTGGGGCCGGTTCAGGCCGAGAGCCGACTGAGATCGGTTGGCACCAAAGGCAGGGGAGAGATTGGCCTGGCCCCTGAGATTGGTCACGCTCGGGCGGCTGCTGGGGAAGTCCTGGAAGGGAGTTTGGCCGCGGTTGATGTCGTGGGTGCCCAGGGACGCCATCGACTGCCTGTTGGCCATGGCCTGGTCGTGGTGGTACGGGCTGGTGGCACCGGATGCCCTTGCCATGTTGCCGAACGGCGCAGGGGACTGGGGCGGCATGTaggcgttgttgttgttgcggtTCATGCCGGTGAGAACGGAACCTTGGCGGACAGAAGAGTAAACAGAGCGGATCTCGTCCATCTCGTACTGGTCGTCGTAGCCCATATCGGTCTTCTCCATGTaaccgccgcggcggccagggAGGTTGTTGGCCATGGCATAATCGTCCCAGCGCTGCAGAGGAATGCTCCTGGGGTCGAaaccctcgtcgtcgacagcAACGAGCTGCTTGTTACCCTTCTCTCCGATGACGATACGCGTATTACCCCACGAAAAGTTGTCCTGGTTCCAGAAAGAGTAGATGGGAAGGGCAAACGAGTAGATGGGGAACGCAATGATGTAGATGATCATCCATCCAATGTGCTGCCACTGTCTCttgaggatgaagatgagggCCTGGAGACCGTACACAGCCGCAAGCATGATGATAGAAATGATGGGAAATTGACCAGTACCACTGGCGGCAAGGTAGATCATGTAACCCAGATAGATAGTGGTAGCGGGGAGGATGATGGTTCCGAACAGGTCGACAAAGACGATGAAACGCATACTAAAGCAGCAGAAACCACACATCTCCTTAAGCTTCATCAGCTCAAACAAGTTGTGGATTGTCGAGTTGATCCAGCGACGACGCTGAGACAGCAAAACGCTCCAGGACTCGGGTGCTGCGGTTTGGCAGTAGGCGTCTGCGATGAACTTGTATTTCATGGACGGGAAATTCTTGGTCATCAGGGTGGTCAGGTAACGATCCTCGCCGAGAGAGAGCAGGTTCTTCTTGTGGAGGGTGTCGACGTCGCAAACAGAGTATTCACGGATGACGCtgtcggcgatgatgagcgGTTTGCCCTTGTCGACGGTTCGCAGGCGGTACATGGTAAAACTAAACAGGTTAGCGAGCTGGCGGCGTAGTGTTCATTGAGGCATGCCTACCATCCGGGCAAACAGGTAACGCTGCCGAAGAGAGACTCGAAAGCTTTGGCCAAGTTGTGAGAAATGAAGTACTCGTAAACCTGGATCATGGTCCACCAGGACTTGTCGTCGTTCTGCAGACCGGTCTCACCGCAGATACCGGCAATCTTGGCATCGTTGGCGCATGCAGAAACTAGTCTGTTGAGCGAATCTTCTCGAACACATGTGTCGGCGTCAACCATCATCAGATATTCGTACAGCTCGGGGTCCACGCCGATAATGTTGTTGATCTGGTGGAACATTTCTAGTTCGAGCGGGCTCATTGGAGATCGGTGGTGAACCCGGTTGAGGAAGCTCATCAGAAGAATCTGTGAGTCACGCTTGCCTCTGTTACCGGGTTTGGACTTGGTCTGTTCTGATTCCTTTCCGCACTTGACGACAACGAGGTAAGGGACGACGTTGCCCTCAAACTCGTACAGTCCAGAGTAGACCTTACCGTAGTTCAGCTGCTCGCTGCCTGTGCCGACGGACTTGAAGGGCAACGCCGGAGGGTCAACCTTggggtcgacgccgaggatgtcCAACACAATCTTAGGCGTAGGGCGGTCGTTGCCGGCACCGACAATGATGCCGTCGCAAATGACACAGATGAGCTTCCGCTTGTTGTCGTATTGCAGCGCAGTGAGTGAATCAAGTGCATTCCGCAACGAGTCTTCGCCTTCCGTGTACGCCGGCACCTGGCAGATAACGAACTTATCCTGAGGTGCAGGGCGACGTTTCGAGCCGAACTGCAAAGCGGCCAGGAACTTTGTGAGAATGACGGCACAGAGAATGATGGTCATTGCCAACATGATGTAGTTGTTGGTCTGACACCTAGCAGAGTAACGGAAGTCCGGAATGCCGACGTAGAATAGGTTTTTGATACAGTTCAAACTGTTTTGGACAGACGCGTTTTCGGTCGAGTTGCTGGCTGCGCTCTTGATGATGTCATTCCAGTTGTTGGTAACATCTTCGCCAGGGTTGTTCTCGATGGCGCTCACGATCTTCGAGTTGAGGAATGTGACCGAGTCGGTACGCCTAAAGACATCCAGTGTTTTGAAGTAGTTGGTCAGGTCGTACACGCCGCCTTCGTAAATCACCCACATATGACCATTGTCTTGGCCATCGGACTTGATATCGCCCTTGTCCCAGACGAGGTCTCCCTTGTAGAACTCCTTCATGCGGGGCAGCAGCTTCTTGCTGTACCAGTCAGTGGCACCCAGGGCACTGGTACGGTCGTCTGCCAACCAGCCGGACTTGTGAATACCGATCGTGAACTCTGGAGTGTTGTTGTATTGGAGCGTGGTAGTTGTGGCAATGCCGAGACCCGGGCAGACCAGAGGCAGGGGGGGCGGGAAGTAATCATCCATGTTCAGTCCAGCAAACTGGATCATGTTTTCCTTGGTCGTCTCAATGGCGGTGTCGGAGTGCTGCGTCTTCCAGAACTTGGACACGTCGTACACACCGCCGCGGAAGCTGACGTAGTAATCGGTCTCACCGGTGTGGTAGCCAacttcctcggcgtcccAAGCCTTGTCAAAGTTGGGACACAGGAGCCTGCCAAAAAAGATAATCCAGAAAACAATCGCGGCATTCATGAGAACGATGAACCAGACGAGAGTAAGTTTCTCACGCCAAGCCATGCGCACATCGGGCCGCTTCATGCGACCGATGAAGCTGAGCAGCGGGGACGGAATCCAAAAGGTCCAAAACCAGACGATGGCGACCCAGATGCGACGATCCTTGTCCATTGTCTTTTCCTCCACgtgcttgccgtcggcgatcTCGGGGTCCATCTGGCCGACGAACTCGCCCTCATTGTTGTAGAAGACTTGGCCCTTGTAGGTGTCACCCTTAGTGCCGAGACCGTAGTCTCCAGTCTGAACATTGCGCATGCCCGATGGAGCGATAGACGGAGCGCGCATCGCCGCGTTCGGAGCGAGCGTGTGTTGCGAGAGGTTGCCTTGGCTGAAGTTGCGTTGGTGGGCGATGAGGTGGTCGCGACTGCCGTTGGGGGTCGTGTCCAGCATGGGCGTCGGGAAGTAGCCACTGCCGTTGGCTGAGTAGCCGGACTCGAGATTGTTAACGGCCAGGACATTGCCCATACCGGGGAGGTTGTTGTCCATTGGCTTCATGTCAAGCATGCTTTCGGCCTCCCACCAGGCGCTCTCACGCACCCAGACGCGTTCCTTGCCAACCACAACCTCTCCGTTGGTCCAGCCGCGCTCGAGAATCCATGTCTCGATGCCTTCACGACCATCCTTGCAACCAAGGACAAAATATCGTTGGACGAATTCATCAATGTCAAAGTCGGCGGTGAAATCAAGGTTCTTGTTGCGTCTGTTGGCCCATTCGGGCAGCCGCCACGAACGGAGCTGACGAGACACAGTGCCAGCAGACCAAGCTGAGTTGATGGATGGAAGAGCCGCCAAGCTAGCCGGCGAGTCGTCAGTAGGGTGGATGGAGAGATGGTACCACACGCGGCTAGAGCTCAGCAGAGATGAGATGTCAAGACGGCCAGCCAGTCCCAGGTTGATGCCTTGGCCAGCGGCCGGAAAGATCAGTTTTTTGAGGAAAGCATCTTCATCTGCGGAGTGGCCGATCTTCTCGAGAACCTCCTCCCGCTTTTCGAGCGCGTGCTGGCGGTCCTTGCCAGCAGCACCAGTCATGACACCGAGCTCGGGGCCAACTTCCTCAATGGCAGTCTGCATCTCCCGTATGACGGTGCTCCCGGCGGAGGAAACCTCAACGCCGTCAGCAATCATCTCCGAGTTAATGCCCAGGGTGTCGTCAAACACGCCCCGCATGGCCAGTGCCTTACCCAGGGTTGGGTCGGGCACGTCCAGGACAGTGATGCAAAcggtgtcgccgtcgccgttcGAAGTAGGGGTGCGAGCACCTCCGCCAGCGACCGACTCCGTACCATCTCTAATGCGGGCCATCTGGGCAGAGATAGCGTCGTTGGCCTTGGAAATTACCCAATCTACCAAAGCCTCGTACAGACCGCCGACCAAAGTAGCCCGGTCCTCGGTCGTGCACTGGGTCGCAAGAGTCTCGGGGTCCATTCCGAGCAGGCCGCTGACGTCTTCGCAAATCTCATCGAAAACGTCCTCATCCAGGTTGTAGTCGAGCGTGTCGCCGAGCTTCAACAAGCCGGCAAGGGTAGAGATGAGGTTGCGGTGGGCAGATCCTTTGATGCCGATGTCCTTAAGGGCGGATCGGAAGTCGTCGGCTGcagcggcatcgtcggctgTAGGGAGGTAAGATGGCGGGTCGTACGTGCCAGACTTCGCAAGCAAAGCGTAGCTGGAGGCAGACTTGAGGCCGAGGAACTCTCTCTCGGCAggggtcgacgccgatgtcAGGAGGTAGTAGAAGACGTCAAAGGCACGGTAGCCCGACTCAGCAGGGATATTCAAGAGACCTTTGGCGGTGTCGATGCCACCTTGAGACAAGGCAATGGCAGCTCCATTGAGGTTGCCGGCCAGGTTCAGGGTGAGGGTGACGCCAAGAGCAGACTGACGGGTGGCGGAGGGGTTGAAGGGTGTGGAACATCTCAGGAAGGGTTGGATGGCTTCCAACGACTTGTAAACAGATGACGGGATGGAGAGCGGAAGTGACGAGAGGAATGGCGTCAGGAGTGAAGGACTCGACGGGTGAAGAGAGCTGTGAAGTGGTGTTAGCAACCATCATCAACATGGCGGAGCCTGGTGTTCGTACCCAAGGACAATACATCCGTCTTCAGCACGACGACGGGCATGTTCCCATGCTCTCGCGCCGAGTGCGGGATCTATGGTGCCTCCGGATCTTCCATCGAGGCCGGTCTGGGATGCAGTCAGCCATGTGTTGACGACAAGGCTCGTGCCGGCGTCCAATTGAAAAGGCTGAGACGACAAGTATATGTTGTGTATGGCGTTGAGGAGGGTCGTAGTGGAGAACTGGGAGGGTTGCTGTCCAGCACGAGGACCTCCAAGGCCCTCGGAGGCCACCGAGTACATGGACATTCGACCGTTCgccatggtgatggtggtgatgccCGGCGTGGATAACCACGTCGAGGGACGAGACGAAACGCTGTTCGAGGTCGTTTGCTTCGTCAAGCAAaaagccggcggcgatgtaAGCAAATGCCGAGGTCTTGAAAGCGAATGAATACTCGTCGATGCGGGATGAAGCGAGTGACTCGATGAGGGTGCGATTAAGGTCCGGGTAGGAAATGTAGGCAGAAAGGCGTTATGCCAAAGATTTGTCGCTGAGCAACGCGGAAGGGTGTGCGAGTGaggctgcagctggtttctctccctttcttTACGGTTTTCCCCTTTGCAAGAGGCAAAGCACGGGATTACTGGGCACACACAAAAAAAGACCAAGAGGAAAGGAGGAGAAATAAGAAATTAGCGATCAGGAACTAGACCACCAAAGCGAGTGAGGCGGGTGTATAGTAAAGAGGTGACAGAGCTGAAGGTTCTCTCGAACActcgtcgagttcgaggtGAGGATGGAAGAAAGTGGTAAAGGGAAAGCAacagcggtggcggcggaggggaaggatctctctctctgtgtctcCCACCCATTTTCTCACTCGGGCATCCGCTAAACGAGCAAAGTAGCTTAGGCACAGGCGCAGACGACGGCTAAGGCGAGGAGAGGCATGGTAAGGTTAGGGCGCTGGAGCGTGGGTCTCGTAaggatggatgatgggaGACATGCCCTTCGCCGACTCCTTATTGCTCATTGCTCAACGGGTTGGCTTCCCGGTACCACTCTCACGAACACAGTAAGAGAATATACTTGGCCTTAGTACCTGTCAtcggggaaggggggcgaGCCGAGAGACCACCTACTCTACCATTGCCGCGGTGCTGTTGTAGCTGGGTGAGCATGTAGTCCTTTTTTCCGCCTTCCCGTTAcctccctttctttttttctctcaTCTTCGCTTCCTTTGGCTACCTTGGCCCCTGGTTGGAGGCGGGCGAGATGGACCATAGGTGCATAGTCTCAGTCCAGAGGCCCCGGTTCAATCTTGCGACGAAGAAAGGGGGACCCTGGCGGTTTTGCCGCCAAGTTCGAGTC belongs to Colletotrichum higginsianum IMI 349063 chromosome 5, whole genome shotgun sequence and includes:
- a CDS encoding AARP2CN domain-containing protein, giving the protein MEDQVHKPHRKAKDKKNKQHTGEKNPKAFAFSNPGKLARSAARSSDIKERRFHVPQVDRLPDEPPPRLVTIVGPPGVGKTTLLKSLIRRYAKETLSDPQGPITVVTSKKQRLTFVECPNELEAMVDMAKIADIVLLMIDGNYGFEMETMEFLNVLAATGMPGNVFGILTHLDLFRKPQALKDAKKRLKRRLWSELYQGAHLFFLSGVMNGRYPDREVHNLSRFLSVMKNPRPLIWRNSHPYAIIDSYRDITHPTKIEEDSKCDRSVVLSGYLRGTNFASQGQRIHVPGLGDFTVANLEVLPDPCPTPAMEQAIAKVTGKTTRRRLDEKEKKLHAPMSDRSGLKIDGDAIWITREKGFTFDKDGEEGEMGEGEELIVGLQGERKLLGQTEEGVQLFKGGEQVKQIAEDDDTGRKTHRQARFADRDDDSEVEVDDEGFISGEDEGESDVEEEFNEGKLGKMFRKAAEKDADEEDIAFADSDSDLGSLSGVEDDDENDVDTDNEDFDSDEEAAAMKWKENMAERAKKLHGKRRSYHTPDLARFIYDDSLTAEEALQKWRGEDQDEEDIEADEEDDFFQKSKQDKEDKVEDRSIPQYDYEDLAAKWSQAANVEALRKRFTTAGQRDDDGEDGEDEDEFDGIDDEDEDDQGDGVFEDLETGEQHGGEDSVEHEPTEEEIFEQEREKNAKRKEELKLRFEEEDREGFMNDKANARREGGDQEFGEDDWYEAQKAVIQKQLDINKAEFETLDERQRAAVEGYRAGKYAKIVLEGVPAEFVTKFNPRNPIILGGLSPTEDRFGFVQVRIKKHRWHKKILKTNDPLIFSLGWRRFQTLPIYSISDSRTRNRMLKYTPEHMHCFGTIYGPLIAPNTGFVCFQSFSSANPGFRIAATGTVLSVDESTEIVKKLKLTGTADKIHKNTAFIKGMFNTSLEIAKFEGASIKTVSGVRGQIKRALSKPEGHFRATFEDKILYSDIVFLRAWYPIKPHRFYNPVTNLVGWQAMRLTGEVRRAEGIETPLQKNSQYRKIERETRHFNPLRVPRALAAELPFKSQIVQARKQKKDTYMQKRAVVLSKEEKTARNLLQQLSTIRNDKVAKRAAKKEEKRAEYRKKVAESEEKKEAREKKESKEFWRKNGRKRQAPDEGAGGGGQKRRK
- a CDS encoding Mitochondrial pyruvate dehydrogenase kinase codes for the protein MPAVKAMAARPNTYRVSTTTRSHGRPPLSEKSLLSSANFTLSLLPIRLAHRIQALRNLPYIVVSNPNISRIYNNYVHSLSTLLPWWTKGGDSAVRTLDDEIRFTEVLAELVATHTDTIPILARGFLECRRYISPQEVTRFLDEHLRARIGTRLVAEQHIALHYSSQPHFDPGASPTPCPEHPSYIGVIDTALRPAHIIESCAGFVADICELRYGVRPQLYIDGEPDTTFAFIPMHLEYIVTELLKNAFRATVEHRDNKEPIVVTIAPEPPRSNHTLKIEVPKETRGEFRSDAIKPLDDNVPGVTIRIRDRGGGIAPEVLPNIWSYSFTTFSEDDFPGSDNGLNMISSASAGGSSIAGLGYGLPLSRAYAEYFGGGIAVQSLHGWGTDVYLRLNGVGKIQERRTT